One window from the genome of bacterium encodes:
- a CDS encoding NUDIX domain-containing protein: protein MAGPAPNSNELHRIAVTGIIWKKGEDGVYRYLVTKRSPTKKAWPNKWTVPGGGLEVQDYMSAEPTYQNSESPQWYNAIEKTLRREITEEVGVEVDSIEYLLDVAFIRPDGTPCIVLSFYCRYASGEVALDEDATEYAWVTAEEAGKYELIQGIDHEIGMVDERLKREGV from the coding sequence ATGGCGGGCCCCGCGCCAAACAGCAACGAACTGCACCGCATCGCGGTGACAGGTATTATCTGGAAGAAGGGGGAGGACGGTGTATATCGTTACCTCGTTACGAAGCGTTCGCCCACGAAGAAAGCCTGGCCGAACAAATGGACGGTGCCGGGCGGGGGACTTGAAGTGCAGGATTATATGAGTGCGGAACCGACGTATCAGAATAGCGAAAGCCCGCAATGGTACAACGCGATTGAAAAGACGCTGCGCCGGGAAATTACGGAAGAAGTCGGCGTGGAGGTCGATAGCATCGAGTATCTTCTCGATGTCGCGTTCATCCGCCCCGACGGTACGCCGTGCATTGTCCTCAGCTTCTACTGCCGCTATGCGAGCGGGGAAGTGGCGCTCGACGAGGATGCGACCGAGTATGCGTGGGTGACGGCGGAAGAAGCGGGAAAGTACGAGCTTATCCAGGGCATCGATCATGAGATCGGAATGGTCGATGAAAGGCTGAAAAGAGAAGGGGTATAA
- a CDS encoding LemA family protein, with translation MSTVLTVILAIIVLGIIWIVYAFNRFVILTNRAKEALSDIDVQLKRRYDLIPNLVETVKGYAKHETSAFENVTKARAAAMGATAPAEKLAAENQLTSTLKSLFAVAEAYPELKANASFLELQRELSDTEDKIQASRRFYNSTVQELNTKLEQFPGNIIGPAFHFTSRDFFELSAGDAAAKEPIKVQF, from the coding sequence ATGAGCACCGTACTTACCGTCATTCTCGCCATTATAGTTCTCGGTATCATCTGGATCGTCTACGCCTTCAACCGTTTCGTCATCCTTACCAACCGCGCGAAGGAAGCGCTCTCCGACATCGACGTACAGCTGAAGCGCCGCTACGACCTCATCCCGAACCTCGTCGAGACCGTAAAGGGGTATGCCAAACATGAGACGAGCGCGTTTGAGAACGTGACCAAGGCGCGGGCCGCCGCAATGGGCGCAACGGCGCCCGCGGAGAAGCTTGCGGCCGAGAACCAGCTTACGAGCACTCTGAAGTCCCTCTTCGCGGTCGCCGAGGCGTATCCGGAGCTCAAGGCGAACGCCAGCTTCCTCGAACTTCAGCGGGAACTCTCCGACACCGAGGACAAGATCCAGGCGTCCCGCCGCTTCTATAACTCGACCGTGCAGGAACTCAACACGAAGCTCGAACAGTTCCCGGGCAATATCATCGGCCCCGCCTTCCACTTCACGTCCCGCGATTTCTTCGAGCTTTCCGCCGGGGATGCGGCAGCCAAGGAGCCGATAAAGGTGCAGTTCTAA
- a CDS encoding DUF192 domain-containing protein yields the protein MNVRYIAPAVLVFGGVVLCLLATQPYKTPIETPETGNPVAQGVFGGVPLRIEVAESVASQEKGLGGRTDIPDGYGMLFPFALAGNYGFWMKDMEVPIDIFWLDAQGQVVTMKESVSPETYPTVFYPTAPSSYVLETRAGFGAEHGIGLGSVLTGLPRSGNVSR from the coding sequence ATGAATGTCCGATATATCGCGCCAGCCGTTCTTGTTTTCGGAGGGGTCGTCCTGTGTCTTTTAGCTACCCAGCCATATAAGACACCTATAGAAACGCCGGAAACCGGAAATCCTGTCGCCCAAGGCGTATTTGGCGGCGTTCCGCTCCGAATCGAGGTTGCGGAAAGCGTCGCGTCGCAAGAAAAAGGGCTGGGAGGCCGTACGGATATACCCGATGGTTACGGAATGCTCTTTCCATTCGCCTTGGCGGGCAACTATGGCTTCTGGATGAAGGATATGGAGGTACCCATCGACATCTTCTGGCTTGATGCTCAAGGACAGGTAGTCACTATGAAGGAAAGCGTCTCGCCGGAAACGTATCCGACTGTCTTTTATCCGACCGCGCCATCGTCCTATGTCCTTGAAACCCGCGCAGGGTTCGGGGCGGAGCATGGGATAGGTCTCGGATCCGTACTCACCGGCTTGCCACGAAGCGGGAATGTTTC
- a CDS encoding M48 family metallopeptidase, which translates to MNLYQEKGANIRRTWALMFGFLLVVVAIGFGASWYYQSSGILYIAVALALGMNFYSYWFSDSLVLSMTKARPAKREEFFDFYTVTENLAITAGMQAPKLYVIDDPAPNAFATGRDEKHAVVTATTGLLSMLTRPELEGVIAHELSHIRNRDILLMTVAVVLAGFVAILADMFLRVSMFGGGRSDRENGNAGLILIVFAVAAAVLAPLAAKLIELAVSRRREYLADASGALLTRYPEGLASALRKIGSYGKPMRSANLATAHLFIGEPFGAKAGQSWFSKLFSTHPPIEDRIKALLGTR; encoded by the coding sequence ATGAACCTATACCAAGAAAAGGGCGCGAATATACGCCGTACCTGGGCCCTCATGTTCGGGTTCCTCCTCGTGGTCGTTGCTATCGGATTCGGGGCATCCTGGTACTACCAATCTTCTGGCATCCTCTATATCGCCGTGGCGCTTGCGCTCGGCATGAACTTCTACAGCTACTGGTTTTCGGACTCCCTCGTGCTTTCCATGACCAAGGCGCGGCCCGCGAAAAGGGAAGAGTTCTTCGATTTCTATACCGTCACCGAGAACCTCGCGATAACGGCCGGGATGCAGGCCCCGAAGCTCTACGTGATAGACGACCCGGCGCCAAATGCCTTCGCTACGGGGCGCGACGAGAAACACGCGGTCGTGACCGCGACCACGGGCCTCCTCTCTATGCTCACGAGGCCCGAACTCGAAGGCGTTATCGCGCACGAGCTCTCGCATATCCGCAACAGGGACATTCTGCTCATGACCGTGGCTGTGGTGCTTGCGGGATTCGTCGCAATCCTCGCGGATATGTTCCTCAGAGTGTCTATGTTCGGGGGCGGCCGGAGCGACAGGGAGAACGGGAACGCCGGACTCATCCTTATTGTCTTTGCTGTTGCCGCGGCTGTGCTCGCGCCCCTTGCCGCGAAGCTCATCGAGCTTGCGGTCTCGCGCCGCAGGGAATATCTTGCGGACGCTTCGGGCGCCCTCCTGACCCGTTATCCGGAAGGACTTGCTTCGGCGCTCCGGAAGATCGGCAGCTATGGAAAACCGATGCGAAGCGCAAATCTCGCCACCGCGCATCTTTTTATCGGCGAACCGTTCGGTGCCAAGGCGGGGCAGTCCTGGTTCTCGAAGCTCTTCTCGACGCACCCGCCGATTGAGGACCGTATCAAGGCCCTGTTGGGAACTCGTTGA
- a CDS encoding LAGLIDADG family homing endonuclease, which yields MGNVTSLSYPKKSNRKPARLPESSVFLAEFFGIMLGDGGINNPWQANITLNAVKDIAFARHVRHLIRALFAVTPTQFRYKTRNALRILVSSVSVVDFLVSKGLKRGDKLAQGLRIPRWILGSSEYKRACVRGLVDTDGCIFIHKHIVAGKPYKNIGLTFSSRSPELIFQVAAIFEEFGIVPHITGRGTDIYIYREAGVARYLKVFGSSNTRIKSVYAKWKRG from the coding sequence ATGGGGAATGTAACTTCCTTGAGTTATCCAAAGAAAAGCAATCGCAAACCGGCTCGTTTGCCGGAGTCCTCTGTATTTCTAGCTGAGTTTTTCGGAATAATGCTGGGCGATGGCGGTATCAATAATCCCTGGCAGGCAAATATAACCCTTAATGCCGTTAAGGATATCGCGTTCGCTCGGCATGTCCGTCATCTCATACGAGCCCTATTCGCGGTCACGCCCACGCAGTTCAGGTATAAGACGAGGAATGCCCTAAGGATACTCGTAAGCAGCGTTTCCGTAGTCGACTTTCTCGTGTCGAAAGGGCTCAAGCGTGGGGACAAGCTGGCTCAAGGACTCCGCATACCGAGATGGATATTAGGGAGTTCAGAGTACAAACGTGCATGCGTACGGGGCCTCGTAGACACGGATGGTTGCATCTTCATACACAAACACATCGTTGCAGGGAAGCCCTATAAGAACATAGGACTCACATTCTCAAGTAGGTCTCCCGAACTCATTTTTCAGGTCGCGGCCATATTTGAAGAATTCGGGATTGTACCGCATATTACTGGCAGAGGAACTGATATCTATATATACCGGGAAGCTGGGGTCGCTCGGTATTTGAAAGTATTCGGTTCTTCAAATACGCGTATTAAGTCGGTCTACGCCAAATGGAAACGTGGCTGA